The uncultured Flavobacterium sp. genome includes a window with the following:
- a CDS encoding ATP-binding cassette domain-containing protein, producing the protein MSQIVLSLKEVTIYQEGRKILSHINLDVQHGEFIYIIGKTGSGKSSFMKTLYGDLPLTEGEGHIVEFDLAALKENEIPYLRRKIGIVFQDFKLLPDRSVKDNMLFVLKATGWSEKDEMEQKIDEVLDKVGMKEFLNKMPHQLSGGEQQRVAIARALLNDPEFILADEPTGNLDPQTSSEVLEVLKKINANGKTIIMATHDYALLMKFPSKTLKCEDERIFEVVQRNV; encoded by the coding sequence ATGTCACAAATCGTACTGTCTCTTAAAGAAGTAACTATATATCAAGAAGGAAGAAAAATTTTATCTCATATTAATTTAGATGTTCAACACGGTGAATTTATCTATATAATTGGAAAAACCGGTTCTGGAAAAAGTAGCTTCATGAAAACATTGTACGGTGATTTGCCTTTAACTGAAGGTGAAGGTCATATTGTTGAATTTGATTTGGCGGCTCTAAAAGAAAACGAAATTCCGTATTTGAGACGTAAAATCGGAATTGTATTTCAGGATTTCAAATTGCTTCCGGATCGTTCTGTAAAAGATAATATGCTTTTTGTTTTAAAAGCAACCGGCTGGTCTGAAAAAGACGAAATGGAACAAAAAATTGACGAAGTTCTGGACAAAGTGGGCATGAAAGAATTCCTTAACAAAATGCCACACCAACTTTCGGGCGGAGAACAACAACGTGTTGCAATTGCCAGAGCGCTACTTAATGATCCTGAATTTATTCTGGCCGATGAACCAACAGGAAACCTTGATCCTCAAACAAGTTCTGAAGTTCTTGAAGTATTGAAAAAAATCAATGCAAACGGTAAAACGATTATCATGGCAACTCATGATTATGCCTTATTGATGAAATTCCCGTCTAAAACATTAAAATGTGAAGATGAAAGAATTTTTGAAGTAGTGCAACGTAACGTGTAA